In Parasegetibacter sp. NRK P23, the genomic stretch ACTTCTTCCCAATCGCCCTTGTACAAATGCACCCTGCTCAATAATGCTTTCGCGGCATCCCCGGAGAGCCAGGTTTTATCGTTACCACCGGCGTAAATAGCGGTGCTGTTGGCATACAAAGCGATAGCGGAATCCAGGTCCTTCACCACCTGGTCGTACACTTCTTTCACGGAAGCACGGTTGCCCGCGGGTTCTATTACCGGGCCATTCACCGTTTTCAGGATGATGCCCGGGTGGGAAGCATCAGGCGTATAAGCATACGACTGCGCAAACACACGCACGAGATCAAAATGTACCAGCGCACGAATAGTGTAAGCATCGGCCAGCATCCTGTTCTTCTGGATCAGGCTCGCATCCTTTACATTTCCGATATAAGCAAGAATATTGTTGGCATTGAAAATGATGCGGTAAGCGGTATTGTAGAAACCGCGCATGTCGTTGTCGATATTGTTGTTGGTGAAGTTGAAACTCAGTCCCAGCGACTGGTTCGCGGCACGTGTATATTTAATGTTGCCACCCGTAACTTCAGGGAAAGCATAAAAGAACTTCAGGTAATAATCATTCGCCTTCAGGTTTTCGTAGCAGCCCACGAGCGTGGTGCGTGCACCTTCAAAATTGGTGAAGATTTCTGAAACGGGCACGTTGTTGGGCGATTCCTGCTCCAGGAACTTTTTGCAGGATGTGACGGTGAAAAGCGTTGTAACCGCCAGTAATAATATGATGCTATTTTTACGCATTGCAATTAAATTTTGGAACGTTTATAAACCGAGGCGAACACCCCAGGTGAAGCTCTGCGCCTCCGGGAAACTGTATTTGTATTCACGAACGCCGTTGCGGCCCCTGGGTGAATCCTGTTTGTACCAGTACAGCAGGTTGGTGCCGTTTCCATAAACCGTTACGGAAACACCTTTCAGTTTCTCGGTCACTTTTTTAGGCAGCTGATAAGAGATACCCACATTGCTCAGTTTAATGAACGTATCGTCGTAAACATATTTTGAGGAGTTGCTCACAATCGGGTTACCCTGGCCGCTCACACCCGTAGACAGTTTCGGGATATTCGTGATATCACCCGGCTTTTGCCAGCGGTCGAGCAGGTTCACACTCATGTTGCGCTCCGGCAGGTTCCGGCCATTGTTCTCGTTGATGTAATCGATCAGTGTTTTCGC encodes the following:
- a CDS encoding RagB/SusD family nutrient uptake outer membrane protein; translation: MRKNSIILLLAVTTLFTVTSCKKFLEQESPNNVPVSEIFTNFEGARTTLVGCYENLKANDYYLKFFYAFPEVTGGNIKYTRAANQSLGLSFNFTNNNIDNDMRGFYNTAYRIIFNANNILAYIGNVKDASLIQKNRMLADAYTIRALVHFDLVRVFAQSYAYTPDASHPGIILKTVNGPVIEPAGNRASVKEVYDQVVKDLDSAIALYANSTAIYAGGNDKTWLSGDAAKALLSRVHLYKGDWEEVIALATDIITPNNYRLLTRAQYVNSWSRKNISNESIFELAYGTRTGGSLGENYNPLVTSQVQWAATNDVLNLYLPADIRSSATMFVKATISGTEYFFPKKYQGTSDSANNIKLIRTSELILNRAEAYAESNMLTEALADLNTIRKRANTSATNFSSTDQQEIINEILTERRRELCFEGHTFFDVSRKRKNLVRIDCVSANANISYPDDKFACPIPISQ